The Micrococcales bacterium genome includes a region encoding these proteins:
- a CDS encoding helix-turn-helix domain-containing protein, with product MTGTALAPQTDQVRGTRPNSTDYYWRDHLFTANLKYATKLMGKPITPKWLADILLIDNDSASRLLANQAEWWSPDDMMGPGDKEQICNQFGLNWSTMEEAHLDSGDYESGPTVATIDLDAGQLNALQEALVCLLDNSNIDSETDNAITLLITATRAELRARAAKARKHKSPANLDAPALRAVIAGKTRDALRASGLSRRQVAEKTGIPCVTLSRKLAGHSDFGISELWRVADAIGAHVSDLVAV from the coding sequence ATGACCGGCACCGCGTTGGCACCGCAAACCGACCAAGTGAGGGGCACACGTCCCAATAGCACCGACTACTACTGGCGAGACCACCTATTCACAGCCAACCTCAAATATGCGACCAAACTAATGGGCAAACCAATCACCCCGAAATGGTTGGCGGATATCCTCCTAATTGACAATGACTCAGCGTCGCGCCTCCTCGCCAACCAAGCCGAATGGTGGAGCCCTGATGACATGATGGGACCGGGCGACAAGGAACAGATCTGCAATCAATTCGGCCTCAACTGGTCGACCATGGAGGAAGCCCACCTCGACTCAGGCGATTACGAATCCGGGCCAACCGTCGCCACTATTGACCTGGACGCCGGTCAACTCAACGCCCTACAAGAGGCGTTGGTTTGCTTGTTGGATAACAGCAACATTGACTCGGAGACCGACAACGCAATCACGCTGCTTATCACCGCCACACGGGCCGAACTGAGGGCCCGCGCAGCCAAGGCGCGCAAACACAAGTCACCCGCCAACCTCGACGCCCCAGCCCTGAGAGCCGTGATCGCCGGCAAGACACGCGACGCGCTCCGGGCAAGCGGCTTGTCACGCCGCCAGGTTGCCGAAAAGACAGGTATCCCCTGCGTGACCTTGTCCCGGAAACTTGCCGGCCACTCCGACTTTGGGATTAGCGAGCTGTGGCGCGTGGCCGACGCCATCGGGGCCCACGTGTCGGACCTGGTAGCGGTCTAA